The genomic window TTCTAACCGAGAAATTCAAGAATGGGCTAAAAGCTTTTTATCCATCGTTAATCAAGACGATATTAAGAAAAATGAACATAATAACGAGCCTGAGTTCACTAAAATAGCAGGAAGAGCGAGCCAAACCGGTGTCAGGTTAATGATGCCAAAAATCGCTGATAGCCTCAATTTTGCCTCTAGTTTCACCATCATTCTGTTGCTAGGGATGGTTTTATCCCTGTCATTAGGAGTCTTTTTAATTTTTGATAGTCAACATCCACTGTTAGGGTTAATGATTTCTCTCGTCGTTACCTTGGTGTTTAATGGGGTGACATTTTTTCTGTCTCCCGTCATCATGGATTTTACCCAGGAGTGGCTTTATAAGACTCGTTGGGTCAATTTAGCCGAGATTAAGCGTCATAGTCCCGAAGCAGCGGAGATGATTTTACGGGTGTGTCGAGAAAAACAATTACCCCATCCCCGTTTAGGAATTATTGATGACCAAAATCCTACCGCTTTTACCTATGGTTCCCTTCCAGGAAATGCTCGTTTAGTGGTCAGTCAAGGATTATTTACTTATTTAGATGATGATGAAATTGCCACGGTTTATGCCCATGAATTAGGTCATATTGTTCATTGGGACTTTGCCATTATGACCTTAGCTTCTACCTTAGTACAGATTACCTATTTAATCTATTTATTTGCTCGCCGATGGAGTCATAAAGGAAATAGCGATAATAAATTAAAAGATGGCTTAAAAATTGCTTCAATTGCTGCTTATATTTTCTATATTATTGGCACTTATTTAATGCTTTATTTATCCCGAACGAGGGAATATTATGCCGATCATTTTGCTGCTGAAGTAACTGGTAACCCCAATGGATTATCACGGGCTTTAATTAAAATTGCCTATGGAATTACAGAAGGATTTCAGAATAATTCAGAACCGAGTCGATTACTGGAAGGAACTCGTGCTTTAGGAATTTGTGACGGAAAAACTGCTGCTGCTGCCGGAACCATTTATCGTAGCAGTTCTGATGTTCAACGGTTAGAAAAAGTGTTTGTATGGGATTTATTTAATCCTTGGGCTAAATTAACCGAATTTAACTCAACTCATCCTTTAACTGGAAAACGAATTCAAGCATTATATACCTACGCCGAACAAATGGACATTGGTTCTCAGTTTAATATGGCAAGTGTTATCAAAGAGGGAAATAAGCTCGATAAACAAAAATTGATGACAACTTTTTGCATTGAGTTAATTGTTAGCAATAGTCATATTATCGGGGGTATTGTTGGCTTAATTCTAACGATTTGTTTAAATAACTATCAGC from Crocosphaera subtropica ATCC 51142 includes these protein-coding regions:
- a CDS encoding zinc metalloprotease HtpX, whose protein sequence is MSIDLLNEGLQALQQQQYSQAVSLLGNFCQHYPDRNSDFYVQGLIALARAYRGNGQQDKAITLAQTLQKHSNREIQEWAKSFLSIVNQDDIKKNEHNNEPEFTKIAGRASQTGVRLMMPKIADSLNFASSFTIILLLGMVLSLSLGVFLIFDSQHPLLGLMISLVVTLVFNGVTFFLSPVIMDFTQEWLYKTRWVNLAEIKRHSPEAAEMILRVCREKQLPHPRLGIIDDQNPTAFTYGSLPGNARLVVSQGLFTYLDDDEIATVYAHELGHIVHWDFAIMTLASTLVQITYLIYLFARRWSHKGNSDNKLKDGLKIASIAAYIFYIIGTYLMLYLSRTREYYADHFAAEVTGNPNGLSRALIKIAYGITEGFQNNSEPSRLLEGTRALGICDGKTAAAAGTIYRSSSDVQRLEKVFVWDLFNPWAKLTEFNSTHPLTGKRIQALYTYAEQMDIGSQFNMASVIKEGNKLDKQKLMTTFCIELIVSNSHIIGGIVGLILTICLNNYQLLISLIALGFGSGFIIKTILLYPNFKKAQDSDIFTLMCDPYGSPVRGQPVRLKGQIIGRGEAGYTFGSDLKLQDKTGIIFTRYVSRFGAIGNFFFGATQVEKLIGTPVGTLGWFRRGVAPWFDFIELSNKEKIVHSYPRFGKLFLGVIFIILGIVLTHL